Proteins from one bacterium genomic window:
- a CDS encoding ROK family protein: MGKKLALVTDLGGTFIKCALINESGRIIYSNSAPTEAQKGKDYVIRKIIKQQKKLFTNKKYLLKYISGVAVGCPGPVNIKKGIVSTPPNLPGWFNVPIRKIISVTWKQPVFIENDANAAALGEYWLGAGKKSKSMVCITLGTGVGGGIILDGRIFHGADGMAGEIGHITIEPKGIECNCGNTGCLERYVGRQAIEDEMEKLLGERGSPEKLGVLAKANDKNAKRIIEDIGRQIGIVTADIANFLNPGMIVIGGGIAGLGQKLFGAIRSETKKRAFPDAVKKLKIVHARLGENAGLVGLARIVFTGA; this comes from the coding sequence ATGGGCAAAAAGCTTGCTTTAGTTACGGACCTTGGCGGGACTTTTATAAAATGCGCGTTAATTAACGAAAGCGGCAGGATAATATATTCAAATAGCGCGCCTACAGAAGCACAAAAAGGCAAAGATTATGTTATAAGGAAAATAATTAAGCAGCAAAAAAAACTTTTTACAAATAAGAAATATTTGCTGAAATATATTTCCGGTGTTGCGGTCGGGTGCCCGGGCCCGGTAAATATAAAAAAAGGGATAGTCTCTACTCCTCCGAACCTTCCCGGCTGGTTTAACGTCCCAATCAGGAAGATAATATCTGTAACATGGAAACAGCCGGTTTTTATTGAGAATGATGCTAATGCCGCCGCCTTAGGAGAATATTGGCTGGGGGCGGGGAAAAAATCGAAAAGCATGGTTTGTATTACGTTAGGGACCGGTGTTGGCGGAGGGATTATTTTGGACGGCAGGATTTTTCACGGGGCGGACGGGATGGCGGGAGAAATAGGACATATTACGATTGAACCAAAGGGAATAGAATGTAACTGCGGCAATACCGGTTGTTTAGAAAGATATGTCGGGCGGCAGGCAATAGAAGATGAGATGGAAAAATTGCTGGGAGAGAGGGGTTCTCCTGAAAAACTAGGTGTTCTCGCAAAAGCAAACGATAAAAATGCCAAAAGGATCATTGAAGACATTGGCAGGCAAATCGGAATAGTTACCGCAGATATAGCAAATTTCTTGAATCCAGGGATGATTGTGATCGGCGGCGGGATCGCGGGGTTAGGGCAAAAGCTTTTTGGGGCTATTCGTTCTGAAACCAAAAAAAGGGCGTTTCCTGACGCCGTTAAAAAATTGAAGATAGTGCATGCCAGGTTAGGCGAAAATGCCGGCCTTGTAGGATTAGCAAGAATAGTATTTACCGGCGCATAG
- a CDS encoding class I SAM-dependent RNA methyltransferase, producing the protein METGKRINVKIESIAFGGEGIARVNNRVVFIRNVVDGETVEVEIMEERKNFLKAKLISIEGKSPFRIDPPCPYYSECAGCQYQHIDYNHQLDIKRKQVGETIKHIAKIDLPVGSLIPSPETYNYRRLLEFHSLQNTTGFYTYNNKTIVGVDNCMLGEDKINEYYKNLKKKDEPLSSSFRIILDDSGEAYSTITDKKKILNYHVMGTKFFVPINSFFQTNRSLLEKMAETVINYSGAEKDEVFFDCFSGVGFFSVFLAGKAARVYGFEEGYEASEIASQNALINGIKNFVSIQGKTEKKLPKLLKEIIPDTIILDPPRVGCHPDILELTGRHKIKKIVYVSCNPSTLARDIVILKGFGYELKKVQPIDMFPQTSHIEVVSLLELIS; encoded by the coding sequence ATGGAAACAGGCAAAAGAATAAATGTAAAAATAGAATCTATCGCATTTGGGGGAGAAGGTATAGCCCGGGTGAATAACCGTGTTGTGTTTATCAGAAATGTTGTTGACGGGGAAACTGTTGAGGTTGAAATTATGGAAGAAAGAAAAAATTTTCTCAAAGCGAAACTAATAAGTATAGAGGGAAAATCGCCTTTCAGGATTGACCCTCCCTGCCCGTATTATTCTGAATGCGCCGGGTGTCAATACCAGCATATCGATTATAACCACCAGCTGGATATAAAAAGAAAACAGGTGGGTGAAACAATCAAGCACATCGCGAAAATAGATTTGCCTGTGGGGTCTCTTATTCCTTCCCCTGAAACGTATAATTATAGAAGGCTCCTGGAATTTCATTCTCTCCAAAACACCACTGGTTTTTACACATATAATAATAAAACAATTGTCGGGGTGGACAATTGTATGCTGGGAGAGGATAAAATAAATGAATACTATAAAAATTTAAAAAAGAAAGATGAACCCCTGTCGTCCTCATTCCGTATTATATTAGATGACAGCGGAGAAGCGTATTCGACGATAACGGATAAAAAAAAGATATTGAATTACCATGTCATGGGCACGAAATTTTTCGTGCCTATAAATTCATTTTTCCAGACAAACAGGTCATTGCTTGAGAAAATGGCGGAAACAGTTATAAATTATTCCGGCGCGGAAAAGGACGAAGTTTTTTTTGATTGTTTTTCAGGCGTTGGTTTTTTCTCGGTTTTTCTCGCGGGAAAAGCGGCCAGGGTTTACGGTTTTGAAGAAGGTTACGAGGCAAGCGAAATCGCGTCCCAAAACGCCTTAATAAACGGGATAAAAAATTTTGTGTCCATACAGGGAAAGACGGAAAAGAAACTGCCGAAATTACTAAAGGAAATTATTCCTGACACGATAATACTCGATCCACCGCGCGTCGGCTGCCACCCTGATATTTTAGAATTGACAGGCCGGCATAAGATCAAAAAGATCGTTTATGTTTCCTGCAATCCTTCCACGCTGGCAAGGGACATTGTGATACTTAAAGGTTTCGGGTATGAATTGAAAAAGGTCCAGCCGATAGATATGTTCCCGCAGACAAGCCACATCGAGGTTGTGAGCCTGCTGGAATTAATCTCGTAG
- a CDS encoding cytochrome c3 family protein, whose product MGWIKENLKTVIIVVVVAGIVAFYGGIKVADMPFFCGMLCHEMQPHVDSLKANFHAKKGVICMDCHSHQGFFNHAMEHIKSLALLGGHFSKAYLEDEFDLHKNVQGFNKEEMDFKHKNKEEQEKIAKECLKCHPARMVGSYFMFQPEHKDTMINENCHRCHEEVVKTGEKDLEKAKALLAAETEKPVAIGNVHPIHIGKDILCTNCHNRVVHSVNPSIMMIGMDNCMKCHNGDKAPKVDCKGCHNGPKNLFAGTGAKDVKGSADYMAEQDCTGCHNEAEAFKYSDELCTGCHDEEYAKTRQEWQAAYADNMTKAAEGYNVLREGFEKAKAEGKVTPETEEKFKKLEYNYNFVSMDRSKGVHNSEYSNSIFSDIGTKVNELKETLK is encoded by the coding sequence ATGGGTTGGATTAAGGAAAATCTTAAAACTGTAATTATTGTTGTAGTGGTTGCCGGTATTGTCGCTTTCTACGGGGGGATAAAAGTGGCTGATATGCCGTTTTTCTGCGGTATGTTGTGCCATGAAATGCAGCCTCACGTTGATTCTTTAAAGGCCAATTTTCACGCGAAAAAAGGCGTAATTTGCATGGACTGCCATTCACACCAGGGGTTTTTTAATCATGCCATGGAACATATCAAATCCCTCGCGCTTTTAGGCGGGCATTTCAGCAAGGCCTATTTAGAGGATGAATTTGATTTGCATAAAAATGTCCAGGGTTTTAACAAGGAAGAAATGGATTTTAAACATAAAAACAAGGAGGAACAGGAAAAAATTGCAAAGGAATGTTTAAAATGCCATCCGGCCCGCATGGTTGGTTCATATTTCATGTTCCAGCCTGAACATAAAGATACAATGATAAATGAGAATTGTCACAGGTGCCACGAAGAGGTTGTCAAAACAGGAGAAAAAGATTTAGAAAAGGCAAAAGCCTTGCTCGCGGCTGAAACAGAAAAACCTGTCGCAATCGGGAACGTGCATCCTATTCATATAGGAAAAGATATTTTATGCACCAATTGCCATAACAGGGTAGTCCACAGCGTTAACCCTTCCATTATGATGATCGGGATGGATAACTGTATGAAATGCCACAACGGGGACAAAGCGCCGAAGGTTGATTGCAAGGGTTGCCACAACGGGCCTAAAAACCTTTTCGCGGGAACAGGGGCGAAAGATGTAAAAGGTTCCGCGGATTACATGGCCGAGCAGGATTGCACGGGATGCCATAATGAGGCAGAGGCATTTAAATACAGCGATGAATTATGCACCGGGTGCCATGATGAAGAATATGCAAAGACAAGACAAGAATGGCAGGCCGCCTACGCCGATAACATGACAAAAGCCGCTGAGGGTTATAATGTTTTGAGGGAAGGGTTTGAAAAAGCGAAAGCGGAAGGCAAAGTCACGCCTGAGACAGAGGAAAAATTCAAGAAGCTTGAATATAATTATAACTTCGTGTCAATGGACAGGAGCAAGGGGGTACATAACAGCGAATATTCGAACAGCATATTCAGTGATATTGGCACAAAGGTAAATGAATTAAAAGAGACATTAAAATAA
- a CDS encoding RNA-binding S4 domain-containing protein, with amino-acid sequence MANSGKFENLVQSGGEAKFVIAEGLVRVNGEVETRKRKKIFAGDIIDYKGEKLKIVRQGRN; translated from the coding sequence TTGGCAAACTCGGGAAAGTTTGAAAACCTTGTACAGAGCGGCGGGGAGGCGAAATTTGTCATCGCGGAGGGATTGGTCCGCGTGAACGGCGAGGTTGAAACAAGAAAAAGGAAAAAGATTTTCGCGGGTGATATCATCGACTATAAGGGCGAAAAATTAAAGATTGTCAGGCAGGGGCGTAATTAA